From a single Corynebacterium kroppenstedtii DSM 44385 genomic region:
- the dnaE gene encoding DNA polymerase III subunit alpha — protein MANSSFVHLHNHTEYSMLDGMAKVDLLVDEVKRQNMPAVGMTDHGNMFGSDAFYRAMTANDIKPIIGVECYMAPDSRFNKKRVRWGEAHQKRDDVSASGAYLHQTMIAENATGLKNLFYLSSMASYEGQLGKWPRMDAELIAEHSEGIIATTACPSGEVQTRLRLGQFDEALKAAAKWQDIYGKDNYFLELMDHGIEIEQRVRNELLEIGRKLNIPPLVTNDCHYVTKDQARSHEVMLCVQTGSTMNEPTLDQGGNRFAFNGDGYYLKSAREMRDTWDDMVPGGCDNTLLIAERVGDYSEIWEPHTHDRMPKYDVPEGYTPTSWLTHEVEQGLKKRFEGQPVPQEYTDRAKYEIGVIDFKGYPSYFLVVADLIKHARRVGIRVGPGRGSAAGSLVAYALTITNIDPLQHGLLFERFLNPERPSAPDIDIDFDDRRRGEMIRYAADNWGEDKVAQVITFGTVKTKQALKDSARAHFGQPGFQMAERITKALPAPIMAKDIPLSGIVDPEHPRYSEAAEVRQLIETDPDVKKIFDTARGLEGVVRQAGVHACAVIMASVPLLDHIPMWKRAQDGAIITGWPYPACEAIGLLKMDFLGLRNLTVIGDCIENIKENRGEDLDLEGLSVVDEPTYELLSRGDTLGVFQLDSGGMRELLKRMGPTEFSDIVAALALYRPGPMGEGAHWSYADRKNGREKITPIHPELEEPLRDILAETYGLIVYQEQIMKISQKVANYSAGQADSFRKAMGKKKPEVLAKERVSFEAGMKENGYSDDAINTLWKVILPFAGYAFNKSHAAGYGLVSFWTAYLKANYTAEYMAALLTSVSDKKDKSAIYLSDCRHLGIDVLSPDVNSSKYTFQSVGKDIRFGLGAVRNVGEDVVESIVSTRREKGAFKDFTDYLNKIDTIACNRRVTESLIKAGAFDSMGHPRKGLYLIHEDAVDSVISTKKAADKGQFDLFAGLGGEAEEEDSAFSIEVPDQEWDRKHKLALEREMLGLYVSEHPLDGYEETLAAQTDTPLTTVLSGELKDKQDIVIGGIISAVDRRFSKKDGSPWAIVTIEDHNGASVDILVFNKLYALVAPLIVEDTIIKAKAHIKYRDDRMSVFCDDLTQADLSLNGGGKGSPLKLKMRTDQCTKENIARLKKVLVENKGDSDVYLTLVDGANSTMMVLGNHLRVDRSSSLMGDLKATLGAGIVA, from the coding sequence ATGGCCAATTCTTCCTTTGTTCACCTGCATAACCACACTGAGTATTCAATGCTCGACGGAATGGCCAAGGTTGACCTGCTGGTGGATGAGGTAAAACGGCAGAACATGCCGGCAGTCGGAATGACCGACCACGGCAACATGTTCGGATCCGACGCTTTCTACCGCGCCATGACGGCGAACGACATCAAGCCCATTATTGGCGTCGAGTGCTATATGGCCCCAGATTCCCGCTTTAATAAAAAGCGCGTTCGGTGGGGTGAAGCCCACCAGAAGCGTGACGATGTGTCGGCCTCGGGCGCCTACCTGCACCAAACGATGATCGCGGAGAATGCCACCGGACTGAAAAACCTCTTTTACCTGTCCTCGATGGCGTCGTATGAGGGGCAGCTTGGTAAATGGCCCCGCATGGATGCCGAGCTGATCGCAGAGCATTCCGAAGGGATTATTGCCACGACGGCGTGCCCGTCGGGTGAAGTTCAAACCCGCCTCCGGCTCGGGCAGTTCGACGAGGCCCTCAAAGCAGCCGCTAAATGGCAGGACATTTACGGGAAAGACAATTATTTCCTGGAGCTCATGGACCACGGTATCGAGATCGAGCAGCGGGTCCGTAATGAGCTATTAGAAATTGGCCGAAAGCTCAACATCCCTCCGCTGGTGACGAACGATTGCCACTACGTGACCAAGGATCAGGCCCGGTCACACGAAGTGATGCTCTGTGTGCAAACGGGTTCGACGATGAACGAACCCACCTTGGACCAAGGCGGTAACCGCTTTGCCTTCAACGGTGACGGCTACTACCTGAAATCGGCCCGGGAGATGCGAGATACGTGGGACGACATGGTCCCTGGCGGGTGTGATAACACCCTGCTGATCGCCGAGCGCGTCGGGGATTACAGCGAAATTTGGGAGCCCCACACCCACGACCGCATGCCAAAATACGACGTCCCAGAGGGCTACACGCCGACGTCGTGGCTCACCCACGAAGTTGAACAAGGCCTGAAAAAGCGCTTCGAGGGCCAGCCCGTTCCGCAGGAGTACACCGATCGGGCCAAGTACGAAATCGGTGTCATCGATTTCAAGGGCTACCCCAGCTACTTCCTCGTCGTGGCCGACTTGATCAAGCACGCGCGCCGGGTTGGTATTCGCGTTGGGCCCGGCCGTGGTTCAGCTGCAGGGTCCCTGGTTGCGTACGCGTTGACTATTACGAATATCGATCCGCTCCAGCACGGATTGCTGTTCGAGCGATTTCTTAACCCTGAGCGCCCGTCGGCACCTGATATCGATATCGACTTCGACGATCGCCGCCGAGGTGAGATGATCCGTTACGCGGCAGATAACTGGGGTGAAGACAAGGTCGCCCAGGTTATTACCTTCGGCACAGTGAAGACGAAGCAAGCGTTGAAAGACTCTGCTCGCGCGCACTTCGGGCAACCGGGTTTCCAAATGGCGGAGCGGATTACGAAGGCCCTGCCGGCGCCGATCATGGCGAAGGACATTCCTTTGTCCGGCATCGTCGACCCTGAGCATCCCCGCTACAGCGAGGCCGCTGAGGTTCGCCAGCTCATCGAAACCGATCCCGATGTGAAGAAGATTTTCGACACGGCTCGGGGGCTTGAAGGCGTCGTCCGTCAAGCTGGTGTTCACGCGTGTGCCGTGATTATGGCGTCGGTGCCGTTGCTGGACCACATCCCCATGTGGAAGCGTGCCCAGGATGGGGCGATCATTACCGGCTGGCCGTACCCGGCGTGTGAAGCCATTGGCCTGTTGAAGATGGACTTCCTGGGGCTTAGAAACCTCACCGTTATCGGCGACTGTATTGAGAACATCAAAGAAAACAGGGGAGAGGACCTCGACCTTGAGGGTCTGTCTGTTGTCGACGAGCCGACGTACGAGTTGCTTTCGCGCGGCGATACCCTTGGCGTGTTCCAGCTGGATAGTGGTGGTATGCGTGAGCTGCTCAAACGCATGGGCCCAACCGAATTCTCGGATATTGTTGCGGCGTTGGCGCTCTACCGCCCAGGACCGATGGGTGAGGGCGCGCACTGGTCCTACGCTGACCGCAAGAACGGGCGTGAAAAGATAACCCCGATTCACCCGGAATTGGAGGAACCGCTCCGGGACATTCTCGCGGAGACCTACGGCCTGATTGTCTACCAGGAGCAGATCATGAAGATCTCGCAGAAGGTAGCCAATTATTCCGCTGGCCAAGCTGACAGCTTCCGAAAAGCGATGGGTAAGAAGAAGCCAGAGGTTCTGGCGAAAGAACGTGTCAGTTTCGAAGCCGGAATGAAAGAGAACGGCTATTCGGACGACGCTATTAATACGCTGTGGAAGGTTATTCTGCCGTTCGCCGGTTACGCCTTTAACAAGTCTCACGCCGCCGGCTACGGATTAGTGTCCTTCTGGACGGCATATTTGAAGGCGAATTACACGGCCGAGTACATGGCGGCTCTTTTGACGTCGGTGTCGGATAAAAAAGATAAGTCTGCCATTTACCTTTCGGATTGCCGTCACTTGGGTATTGATGTGTTGTCTCCCGACGTTAATTCGTCGAAATACACGTTCCAGTCCGTTGGTAAAGATATTCGCTTTGGTCTCGGCGCTGTCCGCAATGTTGGTGAAGATGTCGTGGAGTCGATTGTTTCGACGCGCCGGGAGAAAGGTGCGTTTAAGGACTTCACTGACTATTTGAATAAGATCGACACTATTGCGTGTAACCGACGAGTGACGGAATCTTTGATCAAAGCTGGCGCATTCGATTCCATGGGGCACCCGCGTAAAGGCCTTTATTTGATCCACGAAGACGCTGTTGATTCCGTCATTTCAACTAAGAAGGCCGCGGACAAAGGGCAGTTCGATCTTTTCGCTGGTTTAGGTGGAGAAGCTGAAGAAGAGGATTCGGCTTTTTCCATTGAGGTTCCTGACCAGGAATGGGACCGTAAGCATAAGTTGGCTTTAGAGCGCGAAATGCTCGGGTTGTATGTCTCAGAACATCCGCTTGACGGGTATGAAGAGACATTAGCTGCTCAGACGGATACGCCACTGACCACTGTGTTGTCGGGAGAATTGAAGGATAAACAGGACATCGTTATTGGCGGAATTATCTCCGCCGTGGACCGTCGTTTCTCCAAGAAAGATGGTTCACCATGGGCCATTGTCACTATTGAGGACCATAACGGCGCTTCTGTGGATATCCTCGTTTTCAATAAACTCTATGCATTAGTGGCACCGCTCATTGTGGAAGACACGATTATTAAAGCTAAGGCGCATATTAAATATCGTGATGACCGCATGAGTGTCTTTTGTGATGACCTCACCCAAGCGGATTTGAGTCTCAATGGTGGTGGCAAGGGGAGTCCGCTGAAATTGAAGATGCGAACTGACCAATGCACCAAGGAGAATATTGCCCGGCTGAAGAAAGTTTTGGTCGAAAATAAGGGCGACTCTGATGTGTATTTGACCCTTGTCGACGGCGCCAACTCCACCATGATGGTTCTGGGAAATCACCTGCGCGTTGACCGTTCGAGTTCTCTGATGGGGGATCTGAAAGCCACGTTGGGCGCTGGCATTGTGGCCTAG